From one Leifsonia soli genomic stretch:
- a CDS encoding DUF7402 domain-containing protein codes for MKILRTGGVAAASALLLASPAVGATAPAVAADPPDTTPTSPIDWSPFWVRNAWYAPGDRVAWSSTKWAEDAKLYRALEWNYNTSPADPRYWALIDDPSEDPDKNLAREATVTASSEFDGRYGASKAVDGIVGTSGSGEWASAGDLTPYIKLEWSSSQTIDEIRLSDRPNGTDWARSGTLHMSDRSKIFVDFLENNGASRTISFLPRHVTWVVFTVDEGYGANNGLSEIEVYHRGT; via the coding sequence ATGAAGATCCTGCGCACCGGAGGAGTTGCGGCCGCATCCGCCCTCCTGCTCGCGTCGCCGGCGGTCGGCGCGACCGCACCGGCCGTGGCGGCCGACCCCCCGGACACCACTCCGACCTCGCCGATCGACTGGTCGCCGTTCTGGGTCCGCAACGCGTGGTATGCGCCCGGGGACAGGGTCGCGTGGTCGTCGACGAAGTGGGCCGAGGACGCGAAGCTGTATCGCGCGCTCGAGTGGAATTACAACACGTCGCCTGCGGACCCCCGGTACTGGGCCCTCATCGACGACCCGTCGGAGGACCCGGACAAGAACCTGGCCCGGGAGGCGACCGTGACGGCTTCGTCGGAGTTCGACGGCAGGTACGGTGCGTCGAAGGCCGTCGACGGCATCGTCGGTACGAGCGGCTCGGGGGAGTGGGCGTCCGCGGGCGACCTCACCCCGTACATCAAACTCGAGTGGAGTTCCAGCCAGACCATCGACGAGATCAGGCTGTCGGACCGGCCGAACGGCACGGACTGGGCCCGGAGCGGCACGCTGCACATGAGTGACCGCTCGAAGATCTTCGTCGATTTCCTGGAGAACAACGGAGCGAGCCGGACGATCTCCTTCCTTCCGCGCCATGTGACCTGGGTCGTGTTCACGGTCGACGAGGGGTACGGCGCGAACAACGGGCTCTCGGAGATCGAGGTGTACCACCGCGGCACGTAA
- a CDS encoding bifunctional lysylphosphatidylglycerol flippase/synthetase MprF, producing the protein MSDADTDRTTSASPDAPASGASGQRGEGFGRMLARYAQVAPASIALAVVVLATSIVTGTLWSAATVGGDALVWAAGVTTTIRAGFWWTPVTALFVPEDLAQTIVVVVLALTVMAAAERLLGTARTVLAFLVTGVLGVTVGVLLQWGAASIGELWATVTEFDFTLDPTVGIVGTLITASAFASALWRRRIRLLTFAVVLVFVLYNGDQNNVYRLIAALLGLALGALLRRGGLRRLHRSSHAETRTLVAAVIAITAFGPLLALLPPGGFGPLSFVASLFERPDVDVAAVMARCDVSYTSNCRSQLLMVSVQGAGPLLLSVLPLALLLLTAIGLRRGRRFALILGIAVNAAMLLLPFTALGGDIDLRVQSIESLTPAIEVLLWLLAALLVPIASIALLIATRRQFQIRSPREAAVRFAIIVFCTFALLALAYLIAGLASLTEFVPDATVADVFSSTLRRFVPAGFLSLLGTPIVPTAPIVVVLYHWVGPVFWIVFIFATLQLYRATFTGRTLADEEHFRSLLRQGGGGTLGFMGTWPGNVYWFSSDGESAIAYRVINGIAITLSDPVCRPERAERTIAEFVQFCDANSWTPVFYSIHGAYLPVFHALGWPTMSVGEETLMHPQTFDLVGKPWQKVRQAHNRGVKARISTLWTTWDDLSPLIQTQIAAVSEQWVSEKELPEMGFTLGGIDELKDPDVRLYLAFDPDGGLQAVTSWLPSWRDGRVVGYTIDFMRRADGSMSGIMEFVIASAAQHMRDEGIEVLSLSGAPLATKPIDEGDADEPTAMDRLLAFLARTLEPAYGFASLFSFKSKFNPTYETIYMAYPDPVALPAIGNAISKAYLPDANAREYVALARTLIR; encoded by the coding sequence CGCTCGTCTGGGCGGCCGGCGTCACCACGACCATCCGGGCCGGCTTCTGGTGGACCCCGGTCACGGCGCTCTTCGTGCCGGAGGACCTCGCGCAGACGATCGTCGTGGTCGTGCTCGCGCTCACTGTGATGGCCGCGGCGGAACGTCTGCTCGGCACCGCCCGGACCGTTCTCGCCTTCCTGGTGACCGGAGTGCTCGGCGTCACCGTCGGGGTGCTCCTGCAGTGGGGCGCGGCGAGCATCGGCGAGCTGTGGGCGACGGTGACCGAGTTCGACTTCACGCTCGACCCGACGGTCGGGATCGTGGGAACGCTCATCACGGCGAGCGCGTTCGCCAGCGCGCTGTGGCGGAGGCGCATCCGGCTGCTCACCTTCGCGGTCGTGCTCGTCTTCGTGCTCTACAACGGCGACCAGAACAACGTCTACCGCCTGATCGCGGCCCTGCTCGGCCTGGCCCTCGGCGCGCTGCTGCGCCGTGGCGGCCTGCGGCGGCTGCATCGCAGTTCGCACGCCGAGACCCGTACCCTGGTCGCGGCGGTCATCGCCATCACGGCGTTCGGTCCGCTGCTGGCGCTGCTCCCGCCCGGCGGGTTCGGCCCGCTCTCGTTCGTGGCCTCGCTGTTCGAGCGGCCCGACGTCGACGTCGCCGCGGTGATGGCGCGCTGCGACGTGTCGTACACGAGCAACTGCCGCAGCCAGCTGCTCATGGTGTCGGTGCAGGGCGCCGGTCCGCTGCTCCTGTCGGTGCTCCCCCTCGCCCTGCTCCTCCTGACCGCCATCGGGCTGCGTCGCGGACGCCGCTTCGCGCTCATCCTCGGCATCGCCGTCAATGCAGCGATGCTGCTCCTGCCGTTCACCGCGCTCGGCGGCGACATCGACCTGCGGGTGCAGAGCATCGAGTCCCTCACCCCCGCGATCGAGGTGCTGCTGTGGCTCCTGGCGGCCCTGCTGGTGCCCATCGCGTCGATCGCCCTGCTGATCGCCACACGCCGGCAGTTCCAGATCCGGTCGCCGCGCGAGGCGGCCGTCCGCTTCGCGATCATCGTGTTCTGCACCTTCGCGCTGCTCGCCCTCGCATACCTGATCGCCGGCCTGGCCTCCCTCACCGAGTTCGTGCCGGACGCGACGGTCGCCGACGTGTTCTCCTCGACCCTGCGCCGGTTCGTCCCCGCCGGCTTCCTGTCGCTTCTCGGCACGCCGATCGTCCCCACCGCGCCGATCGTGGTGGTGCTCTACCACTGGGTCGGGCCCGTGTTCTGGATCGTGTTCATCTTCGCCACGCTGCAGCTGTACCGTGCGACGTTCACCGGCCGCACGCTCGCCGACGAGGAGCACTTCCGGTCGCTGCTCCGCCAGGGCGGCGGAGGCACGCTCGGCTTCATGGGCACCTGGCCGGGCAACGTGTACTGGTTCAGCTCCGACGGCGAGTCGGCGATCGCCTACCGCGTCATCAACGGGATCGCCATCACGCTCTCGGACCCGGTGTGCCGTCCGGAGCGCGCGGAGCGCACCATCGCCGAGTTCGTGCAGTTCTGCGACGCCAACAGCTGGACGCCGGTCTTCTACAGCATCCACGGCGCGTACCTCCCGGTGTTCCATGCCCTCGGCTGGCCGACGATGTCCGTCGGCGAGGAGACGCTGATGCACCCGCAGACCTTCGACCTCGTCGGAAAGCCCTGGCAGAAGGTGCGGCAGGCGCACAACCGCGGAGTGAAGGCGCGCATCTCGACGCTGTGGACGACCTGGGACGACCTGTCCCCGCTCATCCAGACCCAGATCGCCGCGGTCAGCGAGCAGTGGGTCTCCGAGAAGGAGCTGCCCGAGATGGGCTTCACCCTCGGCGGCATCGACGAGCTCAAGGACCCGGACGTGCGGCTGTACCTGGCGTTCGACCCCGACGGCGGACTCCAGGCCGTGACCAGCTGGCTGCCGAGCTGGCGCGACGGGCGGGTGGTCGGTTACACGATCGACTTCATGCGCCGTGCGGACGGCTCGATGTCCGGGATCATGGAGTTCGTCATCGCCTCCGCCGCCCAGCACATGCGCGACGAGGGCATCGAGGTGCTCAGCCTGTCGGGCGCGCCGCTCGCGACGAAGCCGATCGACGAGGGCGACGCGGACGAGCCGACGGCGATGGACCGGCTCCTCGCCTTCCTCGCGCGCACGCTCGAGCCCGCATACGGGTTCGCGTCGCTGTTCTCCTTCAAGAGCAAGTTCAACCCCACCTACGAGACCATCTACATGGCCTACCCCGACCCGGTCGCGCTCCCGGCCATCGGCAACGCGATCAGCAAGGCGTACCTGCCGGACGCCAACGCGCGCGAGTACGTCGCGCTCGCCCGCACGCTCATCCGGTAG